The proteins below are encoded in one region of Bosea sp. BIWAKO-01:
- a CDS encoding FAD-binding oxidoreductase, which yields MRTDTIVLGAGIVGISVALHLQKAGRSVLLVDRRGPGEETSYGNAGLIQREGVYPYGFPHDFGALFRYAMNNTIDASYHWNAIPKLAPFLLSYWLHSRPSKHEAIAHQYATLIEHCVTEHDALAAEAGATHLLRRKGWMKVFRSAAEQDARLAEAAKWNKEFGLNYRPLDVATLRAEEPHLDQSLIGGLHWTDPVTVIDPLGLSKAYVALFEKLGGQLAQGDAGTLAQDGQGWSIALADGTRASAHDAVIALGPWADVLTNRLGYRLPLAVKRGYHMHYKPLGNAVLNHPVLDTERGYFLAPMVKGIRLTTGAEFALRDSPKTPVQLARAEPIAKTLFPLGERVDAEPWLGNRPCTPDMMPIIGPAPKHRNLWFSFGHAHHGLTLAAVTGRMVAEMVTGEKVFVDPAPFAPSRFT from the coding sequence ATGCGGACCGATACGATTGTTCTCGGCGCGGGGATCGTCGGCATCTCGGTGGCGCTGCACCTGCAGAAGGCCGGCCGTTCCGTATTGCTGGTCGACCGGCGCGGACCGGGCGAGGAAACCAGCTATGGCAATGCCGGATTGATCCAGCGCGAAGGCGTTTATCCCTACGGCTTCCCGCATGATTTCGGCGCCTTGTTCCGCTACGCGATGAACAACACCATCGACGCGTCCTATCATTGGAACGCGATTCCCAAGCTCGCGCCCTTCCTGCTGTCCTACTGGCTGCATTCGCGCCCCTCCAAGCACGAGGCGATCGCTCACCAATACGCCACCCTGATCGAACATTGCGTCACCGAGCATGACGCGCTCGCGGCCGAAGCCGGGGCGACGCATCTGCTGCGCCGCAAGGGCTGGATGAAGGTCTTCCGCTCTGCGGCCGAGCAGGATGCAAGGCTGGCCGAGGCGGCCAAGTGGAACAAGGAATTCGGGCTGAACTACCGCCCGCTCGATGTCGCGACGCTGCGAGCCGAAGAGCCGCATCTCGACCAGAGCCTGATCGGCGGTCTGCACTGGACCGACCCGGTCACGGTGATCGACCCGCTTGGCCTGTCGAAGGCCTATGTCGCCCTGTTCGAAAAGCTCGGCGGGCAGCTTGCGCAGGGCGATGCCGGCACGCTCGCGCAGGACGGCCAGGGTTGGAGCATCGCGCTCGCCGACGGCACCCGCGCCAGCGCGCATGACGCCGTGATCGCGCTCGGCCCCTGGGCCGATGTCCTGACCAACCGGCTCGGTTACCGCCTGCCACTCGCGGTCAAGCGCGGCTACCACATGCACTACAAGCCGCTCGGCAACGCCGTGCTGAACCACCCCGTCCTCGACACCGAGCGCGGCTATTTCCTGGCTCCAATGGTGAAGGGCATCCGGTTGACCACGGGCGCCGAGTTCGCGCTGCGCGACTCGCCAAAGACGCCGGTTCAGCTCGCTCGCGCAGAACCGATCGCTAAGACGCTGTTCCCGCTCGGCGAGCGCGTCGATGCCGAGCCCTGGCTCGGCAACCGCCCCTGCACCCCTGATATGATGCCGATCATCGGTCCGGCGCCGAAGCACCGCAATCTCTGGTTCTCGTTCGGCCATGCCCATCACGGGCTCACGCTGGCCGCAGTGACCGGGCGCATGGTTGCCGAGATGGTGACCGGGGAGAAGGTCTTCGTCGATCCTGCCCCCTTTGCGCCTTCCCGTTTCACTTGA
- a CDS encoding glutathione S-transferase family protein, which yields MITLYSGPLSLFSRKVEIALREKGLAFERIMVPFNQLTGYDPRHPEVLALNPKRQVPVINDEGLVLYDSTVILEYLDEAYPLPPLLPRNPAARARARLDELFADEVLFAALRPLMHRNEPPTTDRNRRAAQETDALIAEAELERCYCGLNERLVGRDYFGEALSVADIGMFMSVFWAVRLGGPALARYPDLSAWFSRLGSRPAFATAVEEVEEADRRLSYPVNRR from the coding sequence ATGATCACTCTCTATTCCGGGCCTCTGAGCCTGTTCTCCCGCAAGGTCGAGATCGCGCTACGGGAGAAGGGCCTCGCCTTCGAGCGTATCATGGTGCCGTTCAACCAGCTGACTGGCTACGATCCGCGCCACCCCGAAGTGCTGGCGCTCAACCCGAAGCGGCAGGTGCCGGTGATCAATGACGAGGGGCTCGTCCTCTACGATTCCACCGTCATTCTCGAATATCTCGACGAGGCCTACCCGCTGCCACCACTCCTTCCCCGCAATCCAGCGGCCAGAGCGCGCGCGCGGTTGGACGAGCTTTTCGCCGACGAGGTCCTGTTCGCCGCGCTGCGGCCGCTCATGCACCGGAACGAGCCGCCGACGACGGATCGCAACAGGCGCGCAGCGCAGGAGACGGACGCGCTGATCGCCGAGGCCGAGCTCGAGCGGTGCTATTGCGGGCTCAACGAGAGGCTGGTCGGTCGCGACTATTTCGGCGAGGCCCTCTCGGTGGCCGATATCGGCATGTTCATGAGCGTGTTCTGGGCCGTGCGCCTCGGCGGCCCGGCGCTTGCACGCTATCCCGATCTTTCAGCCTGGTTCAGCCGACTGGGCAGCCGACCAGCCTTTGCGACGGCGGTGGAGGAGGTCGAGGAAGCGGACCGGCGGCTGTCCTACCCCGTCAATCGCCGCTGA
- the rpe gene encoding ribulose-phosphate 3-epimerase has translation MTSPIRIAPSILSADFSKLGEEVRAIDAAGADWIHCDVMDGHFVPNITFGPDVLKAIRPHTKKFFDVHLMIAPVDPYVEAFAKAGADLISFHVEAGPHAHRTVQAIKAQGKQAGIVLNPGTPESVIEPLLNDVDLILLMTVNPGFGGQSFIHSVVEKIARVRALIGERPIALEIDGGATPETAPLAARAGANVLVAGSAVFKGGPSAYAGNIAAIRQAAEAARGDWV, from the coding sequence ATGACCAGCCCCATCCGCATAGCTCCTTCCATCCTCTCCGCCGATTTTTCGAAGCTCGGGGAGGAGGTCCGCGCCATCGATGCGGCGGGCGCCGACTGGATCCATTGCGATGTGATGGACGGGCATTTCGTGCCGAACATCACCTTCGGCCCAGACGTGCTGAAGGCGATCCGCCCGCACACCAAGAAGTTCTTCGACGTGCACCTGATGATCGCGCCGGTCGACCCCTATGTCGAAGCCTTCGCCAAAGCCGGCGCTGACCTGATCTCATTCCATGTCGAGGCTGGCCCGCACGCGCATCGGACGGTGCAGGCCATCAAGGCACAAGGCAAGCAGGCTGGCATCGTGCTCAATCCCGGTACGCCGGAAAGCGTCATCGAGCCGCTTCTGAACGATGTCGACCTCATCCTGCTGATGACCGTCAATCCAGGCTTTGGCGGCCAGAGCTTCATTCATTCCGTGGTCGAGAAGATCGCGCGGGTGCGCGCGCTGATCGGCGAGCGCCCGATCGCGCTCGAGATCGATGGCGGCGCCACGCCGGAAACGGCGCCATTGGCCGCCAGGGCCGGCGCCAACGTGCTCGTCGCCGGCTCGGCAGTGTTCAAGGGTGGGCCATCGGCCTATGCCGGCAATATCGCCGCGATCCGCCAGGCGGCAGAAGCCGCCCGCGGCGACTGGGTTTGA
- the purB gene encoding adenylosuccinate lyase codes for MIPRYSRPEMVAIWEPQTRFRIWFEIEAHATDKLAELGVVPKEAAATIWAKARDAVFDVARIDEIERVTKHDVIAFLTHLAEIVGPEARFVHQGMTSSDILDTTLSVQLARATDILIADVDALLAAIKRRAFEHKFTPTIGRSHGIHAEPVTFGLKLAQAYAEFSRCRDRLVAARSEIATCAISGAVGTFANIDPQVEAHVAEKMGLAVEPVSTQVIPRDRHAMYFATLGVVASCVERLATEIRHLQRTEVYEAEEFFSPGQKGSSAMPHKRNPVLTENLTGLSRLVRGMVTPALENVALWHERDISHSSVERMIGPDATVTLDFALARLTGVVDKLLVYPQNMRKNLDRLGGLHNSQRVLLALTQAGASREESYSLVQRNAMRTWEHGEDFLTNLKADKDVTAKLSAAELEAMFDEGYHFKHVDTIFARVFGVA; via the coding sequence ATGATCCCGCGCTATTCCCGTCCCGAGATGGTCGCCATCTGGGAGCCGCAGACGAGGTTCCGGATCTGGTTCGAGATCGAGGCGCATGCCACCGACAAGCTGGCCGAGCTCGGCGTCGTGCCGAAGGAGGCCGCGGCGACGATCTGGGCCAAGGCCAGGGACGCGGTCTTCGATGTCGCTCGCATCGACGAGATCGAACGCGTCACCAAGCATGACGTCATCGCCTTCCTGACGCATCTGGCCGAGATCGTTGGCCCCGAGGCGCGTTTCGTGCACCAGGGCATGACCTCGTCGGACATTCTCGACACCACGCTGTCGGTGCAGCTTGCGCGCGCGACCGATATCCTGATCGCCGATGTCGATGCGCTGTTGGCCGCGATCAAGCGCCGGGCGTTCGAACACAAGTTCACGCCGACGATCGGCCGCTCGCACGGCATCCATGCCGAGCCTGTGACCTTCGGCCTCAAGCTGGCGCAGGCCTATGCCGAGTTCAGCCGCTGCCGGGACCGTCTGGTTGCGGCCCGCTCCGAGATCGCGACTTGTGCCATTTCCGGCGCGGTCGGCACCTTCGCCAATATCGACCCGCAGGTCGAAGCCCATGTCGCCGAGAAGATGGGCCTCGCCGTCGAGCCGGTCTCGACGCAGGTGATCCCGCGCGACCGTCACGCCATGTATTTCGCGACGCTTGGCGTCGTTGCCTCCTGTGTCGAGCGCCTGGCGACCGAGATCCGCCATCTCCAGCGTACCGAGGTCTATGAGGCGGAGGAGTTCTTCTCGCCGGGCCAGAAGGGCTCCTCGGCGATGCCGCACAAGCGCAATCCGGTGCTGACCGAGAACCTGACGGGCCTTTCGCGGCTCGTTCGCGGCATGGTGACGCCGGCACTCGAGAATGTCGCACTCTGGCACGAGCGGGACATCTCGCATTCCTCGGTCGAGCGCATGATCGGCCCCGATGCCACGGTGACGCTCGATTTCGCACTCGCGCGGCTTACGGGCGTCGTCGACAAGCTGTTGGTCTACCCGCAGAACATGCGCAAGAATCTCGACCGGCTCGGCGGCCTGCATAATTCGCAGCGCGTCCTGCTCGCCTTGACGCAGGCCGGCGCCAGCCGCGAGGAGAGCTATTCGCTGGTTCAACGCAACGCGATGCGCACCTGGGAGCATGGCGAGGATTTTCTCACCAATCTCAAGGCCGACAAGGACGTGACGGCGAAGCTCTCGGCTGCCGAACTCGAGGCGATGTTCGACGAGGGCTATCACTTCAAGCATGTCGACACGATCTTCGCGCGCGTCTTCGGGGTAGCCTGA
- a CDS encoding metallophosphoesterase, protein MRIAVLADIHGNLGALEAVVEDLERTRPDIVVNLGDCLSGPLQARETADFLMSRNWLTVRGNHDRYLAERPREALGLSDRAAAEQLDERHLAWLRSLPFAARAAEDVALFHATPSADDVYLAERPTPHGHAIRSDEEVRSSLADVDATLILCGHSHIPRAMELSDRRSLFNPGSVGLPAYDDDTPFPHVMQAESPHARYGIAERCRAGWRFSFHALRYDWSAAADLALSRGRRDWAHALSSGLALKPD, encoded by the coding sequence ATGCGGATTGCCGTCCTCGCCGATATCCATGGCAATCTCGGTGCGCTCGAGGCGGTCGTCGAGGATCTGGAGCGGACCCGGCCCGATATCGTCGTCAATCTCGGCGATTGCCTCTCGGGGCCGCTGCAAGCGCGCGAAACGGCCGATTTCCTGATGTCGCGGAACTGGCTGACGGTGCGCGGCAATCATGATCGCTATCTGGCCGAGAGGCCCCGCGAGGCTCTCGGCCTATCGGATCGGGCTGCGGCCGAGCAACTGGATGAGCGGCATCTCGCCTGGCTGCGGTCATTGCCGTTTGCGGCGCGCGCCGCGGAGGATGTGGCCCTGTTCCATGCCACCCCGAGCGCCGACGACGTCTACCTGGCCGAGCGACCAACGCCACATGGCCACGCGATTCGTTCCGATGAAGAGGTTCGGTCGAGCCTTGCAGATGTCGATGCGACGCTGATCCTCTGCGGGCATTCGCATATCCCACGGGCGATGGAACTCTCCGACCGGCGCAGCCTGTTCAATCCCGGCAGCGTCGGATTGCCGGCTTACGACGATGACACGCCCTTTCCGCATGTCATGCAGGCGGAAAGCCCGCATGCGCGCTATGGCATTGCCGAGCGCTGCCGCGCGGGCTGGCGCTTTTCGTTTCACGCCCTACGTTACGACTGGTCCGCTGCGGCTGACCTTGCCCTGTCCCGGGGCAGACGCGACTGGGCTCATGCCCTGTCGAGTGGCCTCGCCCTGAAACCCGATTGA
- a CDS encoding alpha/beta hydrolase encodes MRSSDADILIIPGWSGSGADHWQSRWEAKLTTARRIEQDDWYKPARDAWANRIIAAVREAKRPVVLVAHSAGVSAVAHAAEHLKPGEVAGAFLVAPASERAKQAIPGMAPDFIEHRRERLPFPAILISSTTDPYCTQDEARALAEAWGAEFVDAGDGGHLNSESGHGPWPDGLLRFATFLKGL; translated from the coding sequence ATGCGCTCGTCCGACGCCGACATCCTCATCATTCCTGGCTGGTCCGGCTCTGGCGCGGACCATTGGCAGAGCCGCTGGGAGGCCAAGCTCACCACCGCCCGGCGGATCGAGCAGGATGATTGGTACAAGCCGGCCCGGGACGCCTGGGCAAACCGGATCATTGCCGCGGTCCGCGAAGCCAAGCGGCCGGTGGTTCTGGTCGCCCATTCCGCCGGTGTCAGTGCGGTGGCCCATGCGGCGGAACATCTGAAGCCCGGCGAAGTCGCGGGTGCGTTCCTGGTTGCGCCTGCCTCGGAGCGCGCGAAGCAGGCGATCCCCGGCATGGCGCCCGATTTCATCGAGCATCGGCGCGAGAGACTGCCATTCCCCGCCATCCTCATCTCGAGCACGACCGATCCCTACTGCACGCAGGATGAGGCACGAGCGTTAGCCGAGGCGTGGGGCGCCGAGTTCGTCGATGCCGGCGATGGCGGCCATCTCAATTCGGAATCCGGGCATGGCCCCTGGCCGGACGGTCTGCTGCGTTTCGCGACCTTCCTCAAAGGGCTGTAG
- a CDS encoding branched-chain amino acid ABC transporter substrate-binding protein, whose product MKKLLLGGIALGAVLAFSGVANAQIKLGVGGPITGPNAAFGAQLKNGVEQAVEDINAAGGVLGQKITVSVGDDVSDPKQGVSVANKFVGDGVKWVVGHFNSGVTMPASEVYAENGILMISPSATNPKVTERGLWNTFRTCGRDDQQGSVAAAYLLKNFKDKKIAVVHDKTTYGQGLADETKKGINAGGVKEVLYEGVNAGEKDFSALVSKIKAAGADYLYWGGLHTEGGLIVRQMRDQGLKTVLVSGDGITTDEFATIGGPGVEGTLMTFPPDPQKRPEAAAVLKKFEARKFKPEAYTLYSYAAVQIMAEGAKRANSTDPKKIAAALHGGQAVKTVIGDISFDKKGDITRPDYTVYTWKKGADGKVTYVEN is encoded by the coding sequence ATGAAGAAACTGCTGTTGGGCGGTATCGCGCTCGGCGCGGTCCTCGCCTTCTCGGGCGTGGCCAATGCTCAGATCAAGCTCGGCGTCGGCGGCCCGATCACCGGCCCGAACGCAGCCTTTGGCGCGCAGCTCAAGAACGGCGTCGAGCAGGCGGTGGAGGATATCAATGCGGCCGGCGGCGTGCTCGGCCAGAAGATCACGGTCTCGGTCGGCGACGACGTCTCCGATCCGAAGCAAGGCGTCTCTGTCGCCAACAAGTTCGTCGGCGACGGCGTCAAGTGGGTGGTCGGTCACTTCAACTCCGGCGTCACGATGCCGGCATCCGAAGTCTATGCCGAGAACGGCATCCTGATGATCAGCCCCTCCGCCACCAACCCCAAGGTCACCGAGCGCGGTCTCTGGAACACCTTCCGGACCTGCGGTCGCGACGACCAGCAGGGCAGTGTCGCCGCCGCCTATCTTCTGAAGAACTTCAAGGACAAGAAGATCGCCGTCGTCCACGACAAGACGACCTATGGCCAGGGTCTGGCGGACGAGACCAAGAAGGGCATCAATGCCGGCGGCGTCAAGGAAGTGCTCTATGAAGGCGTGAATGCGGGCGAGAAGGACTTCTCGGCGCTCGTCTCCAAGATCAAGGCGGCCGGTGCCGACTACCTCTACTGGGGTGGCCTGCACACCGAAGGCGGCCTGATCGTACGCCAGATGCGCGACCAGGGCCTGAAGACCGTGCTGGTCTCCGGCGACGGCATCACCACCGACGAGTTCGCCACCATCGGCGGTCCCGGCGTTGAAGGCACGCTGATGACCTTCCCGCCGGACCCGCAGAAGCGTCCCGAGGCAGCTGCCGTCCTCAAGAAGTTCGAGGCGCGCAAGTTCAAGCCGGAAGCCTATACGCTGTACAGCTACGCCGCCGTGCAGATCATGGCCGAAGGCGCCAAGCGCGCGAACTCGACCGACCCGAAGAAGATCGCCGCCGCGCTCCATGGTGGGCAGGCCGTGAAGACCGTGATCGGCGACATCTCCTTCGACAAGAAGGGCGACATCACCCGTCCGGACTACACCGTCTACACCTGGAAGAAGGGCGCCGACGGCAAGGTGACCTACGTCGAGAATTGA
- a CDS encoding DUF6867 family protein → MQGIIYEEPTIWLFLLVTVIMGGWAAWMTGRAVAMTWRPAFQLVLYILVLGLFVRFIHFALFQATLLTLHYYIIDTIVLLAFGFAGWRYNRARQMTTQYRWLYERTGPFGWKPREGG, encoded by the coding sequence ATGCAAGGCATAATCTACGAGGAGCCGACCATCTGGTTGTTCCTGCTGGTCACCGTCATCATGGGCGGCTGGGCGGCCTGGATGACCGGGCGGGCAGTGGCGATGACCTGGCGGCCGGCATTCCAGCTGGTGCTCTATATTCTCGTGCTGGGTCTCTTCGTCCGCTTCATCCATTTTGCCCTGTTCCAGGCCACCCTGCTGACCCTGCACTATTATATTATCGACACGATCGTGCTGTTGGCCTTCGGATTTGCCGGCTGGCGCTACAACCGCGCCCGGCAGATGACGACGCAATATCGCTGGCTCTATGAGCGCACAGGCCCCTTCGGCTGGAAGCCCCGAGAAGGCGGCTAA
- a CDS encoding ABC transporter ATP-binding protein, which translates to MTDAAPLLSVRGAKTYYGKIIALKGVDVDVHEGEIVTMIGANGAGKSTLMMTIFGNPQAREGTVTYEGRDITKLPSHEIARLGIAQSPEGRRIFPRMTVFENLQMGAAVRDLAHFEEDLEKICELFPRIRERLQQRGGTLSGGEQQMVAIARALMARPKLLLLDEPSLGLAPLIVKQIFEAIRELNRTQGLTVFLVEQNAFHALKLAHRGYVMVNGVITMSGTGQELLANPQVRAAYLEGGRH; encoded by the coding sequence ATGACGGACGCCGCGCCTCTGCTCTCCGTTCGCGGGGCCAAGACCTATTATGGCAAGATCATCGCTCTGAAGGGCGTCGATGTCGACGTGCATGAGGGCGAGATCGTGACGATGATCGGCGCCAACGGCGCCGGCAAATCGACGCTGATGATGACGATCTTCGGCAATCCGCAGGCCCGTGAAGGCACGGTGACCTATGAGGGCCGGGACATCACGAAGCTGCCGAGCCACGAGATCGCCCGGCTCGGCATCGCGCAATCGCCGGAAGGACGTCGCATATTCCCGCGCATGACCGTATTCGAGAACCTGCAGATGGGCGCCGCGGTGCGCGACCTCGCCCATTTCGAAGAGGATCTTGAAAAGATCTGCGAACTCTTTCCACGCATTCGCGAGCGCCTGCAGCAGCGCGGCGGCACCCTTTCGGGCGGCGAGCAGCAGATGGTGGCGATCGCGCGCGCGCTCATGGCGCGGCCGAAGCTGCTGCTGCTCGACGAGCCGTCGCTCGGGCTGGCGCCACTGATCGTCAAGCAGATCTTCGAGGCGATCCGTGAACTCAACCGCACGCAGGGGCTGACCGTATTCCTGGTCGAGCAGAATGCCTTCCACGCCCTGAAGCTCGCCCATCGCGGCTATGTCATGGTCAACGGCGTCATCACCATGAGCGGCACCGGCCAGGAACTGCTGGCGAACCCGCAGGTGCGCGCCGCCTATCTCGAAGGCGGGCGGCACTAG